The sequence below is a genomic window from Chloroflexota bacterium.
TCCACATCAAGGCCGGCCACTATTACCAGCTCTGCAACGACACGGACGAGACGGCGGTTCTGCTCCAGGTCGCGACGATCCCGCCGAAGAAGCCGCCCACGAATCGCCGATCCTTCCGCCGCGCAGGCGACGTCGAGGCGGAGGCGATCAACATGCGCGGGCTCACACCGGAAATGGCCGCTATAACCGTCTGGAACTAAGTAGGCGCCGAAGTGCGCGCGTCTGGATAGCTCCCGATGCGCGCAACCCGCCCGTTCATGGCTGCACAGATCATCACTGTTTGGAGTTATGCATGCAGGATCCGGACCGCTGGTGGCACCGACTCTACTATGACGATTGGGTCGCGCGGGAAGGGCTCGAGCTGATCCGCGGCCACCGCGTCGAAGACGTCTTCACGCAGCCGCTCCGGTACTGGCCGCGCACCGACGGTTACGCCGTACACATCGCCCTGGATGGCGCCGCCGAGCAGGCCGCCGCGTATGTGCAGGAGATCCCGCCCACGCGGAAGCTCAATCCCCAGCGGCACATGTTCGAGGAGCTGGTCTATATCCTCAAGGGCCGGGGCAGTACCAGCGTCTGGTACGACGAACAGAACAAGCGCAGCTTCGAATGGGGACCAGGAAGCCTATTCGCCATTCCCCTCAACGCCTGGTTCCAGCACTACAACCTGTCGGGCACCGAGCCCGCCCGCTACATCGCCACGACCACCGCGCCCACGATGATGAACTTCATCCGCAACGACGACTTCATCTTCAACAACGACTTCCGCTTCACCGACCGCTTCGCCGAGGAGGAAGACTACTTCAATCCCGAGGTGAAGACCCGCGTGTTCGAAGGGTGGGGCGAGCCGACCGACGTGTGCTTCAGCAACCTCTGGCCCGATATCAGCCGGATCGAGCTATACAAGCCGCGCGAGAACTCAGAGATCTCGCGGGGGATTCGCACCCGCGGCTACAGCTTCGAGCTGG
It includes:
- a CDS encoding ethanolamine ammonia lyase-activating protein gives rise to the protein MQDPDRWWHRLYYDDWVAREGLELIRGHRVEDVFTQPLRYWPRTDGYAVHIALDGAAEQAAAYVQEIPPTRKLNPQRHMFEELVYILKGRGSTSVWYDEQNKRSFEWGPGSLFAIPLNAWFQHYNLSGTEPARYIATTTAPTMMNFIRNDDFIFNNDFRFTDRFAEEEDYFNPEVKTRVFEGWGEPTDVCFSNLWPDISRIELYKPRENSEISRGIRTRGYSFELANGVMGSHILEAPGGTFTKLHRHGPAAHVLWIRGEGYSVLWPDGGEDNKIKEDWKVGTLIVPPTWWWHQHCITSREPGRHLALKLSSRKNMVSRFHERTMVSTKKGGQQMDYDDIPPETMAELKRIFLEECAKKGTPVDPDMGPIIGG